The genomic window AACTCGCAGATCACCGCCTTCACCTCGTTCATCGACGAGGGCGTCGACGCCATCCTGCTCTCCGCCACCGAGGCGACCGGCTGGGAGAGCGTCCTGGAGCGCGCGAAGGAGGCCGAGATCCCCGTGGTCCTGCTCGACCGCGGCATCGAGCCGAACGACACCGAGCTCTACACGAGCCGCATCGCCCCCGACAACGTCGGCATCAGCGCCTCGGCCGCCGAGTGGGCGAACGGTCAGTTCCCCGACGGCGCCAAGTACGTCGTCCTCGAAGGCCCTCCCGGCCTCTCCGTCGTCAACGACCGCAACAAGGGCTGGGACGACACCATCGACCCGAACTTCACCAAGCTCGAGTCGCAGTCGGCCAACTGGTCCACCGAAGAGGCGAAGAGTGTCTTCGAGACCATCCTCAAGGCGAACAACAACGACGTCCAGCTCGTCTTCGCACAGAACGACGAGATGGGCCTCGGCGCAGCACTCGCCGTCGAGGAGGCCGGCCTGAAGCCCGGAACCGACGTCAAGATCATCACGATCGACGGCACCAAGGCGGCGCTCGAAGCACTCGCCGCCGGACGCCTGAGCTTCGTCGCCGAGTACAACCCGCTGTTCGGTGAGACCGCGATCGACATCGTCAAGAAGGCACTCGCCGGCGACACGGTCGAATCGGACATCGTGGTGCCGAGCGTCACGTTCGACTCTCCGGACGCTGCGACGGCAGCTCTGCCCGAACGCGCCTACTGATCCGACCCGGTCGCCCGGCAGCCACCCCCCTTCGCTGCCGGGCGACCGCCCACCCGCTTCCCGGGGACCAGACTCCCCGGCGACGACGCCGGATCGACCGGCAGAACGACCAGGCAGACATGGCAATCACCGAGCCGATCGTCGAGATGCAGCACATCTCCATCGAGTTCCCGGGCGTCAAAGCCCTGCAAGACGTGGACTTCCGTCTCTTCCCCGGCGAGGTCCACACGCTCATGGGCGAGAACGGCGCCGGCAAGTCGACGCTCATCAAGGCGCTCACCGGGGTGTACAAGATCGACTCCGGCACGATCCTGGTCGCCGGAGGACCCCGCTCGTTCTCCGGAACGGCGGACGCGCAGAGCGCCGGCATCTCGACCGTCTATCAAGAGGTGAACCTCTGCGACAACCTCACCGTCGGCGAGAACGTCATGCTCGGTCACGAGGTCCGCGGTCCCTTCGGCATCAACTGGCGCCGCACCCACGAAGCCGCACACGAAGCGCTCGTCGGGCTCGGCCTCGGGCACATCGACCCCAAGCAGCCGCTCTCGAGCATCTCGCTCGCGCTGCAACAGCTCGTCGCGATCAGCCGGGCCATGGTCACGAAGTCGAAGGTGCTCATCCTCGACGAGCCGACCTCCAGCCTCGACGCCAACGAAGTGGAGGGCCTCTTCCAGGTCATGCGCCGACTACGCGACCAGGGCGTCGCGATCCTCTTCGTCTCCCACTTCCTCGACCAGGTCTACGCGATCAGCGACCGACTCACGGTGCTCCGCAACGGCGAGTTCGTCGGGGAGTACCGCACCGCGGACCTCAACCGCACCGAGCTCATCTCCAAGATGATCGGCAAGGATTACGGCGCGCTCGCCGCCCTCGGCTCCAACCGCGGCCGCACCGCCACAGCCGACACCCCGGCGTTCTACAGCGCCAAGGACCTCGGGCGGAAGGGTTCCATCGACCCCGTCGACATCGAGGTCCACGCCGGCGAGGTCGTCGGTCTCGCAGGGCTCCTCGGGTCGGGCCGCACCGAGCTCGGTCGGCTCATCTACGGTGCAGACCGTCCCGACTCCGGCACGGTCACGATCGACGGCGCGACCGCCGAGGTCCACACGCCCATGGCCGGCCTGTCGAAGCAGATCGCCTTCTCCACGGAGAACCGACGTGACGAAGGCATCATCGGCGACCTGACCGTACGGGAGAACCTCATCCTCGCCGTCCAGGCCCGCAGGGGCTGGGCGCGTCCGCTGTCCCGCCGCGAGCAGAACGAGCTCTGCGACAAGTACCTGCTCGAACTCAACGTCCGGCCCTCCGACCCGGAACGACCCATCAAGAACCTCTCCGGCGGCAATCAGCAGAAGGTGCTCCTCGGCCGATGGTTGGCGACGAAGCCGCAGCTCATCGTGCTCGACGAGCCGACCCGTGGCATCGACGTCGGCGCCAAGGCCGAGATCCAGGAGGCGATCGCCGCGCTCGCCGAGGACGGGATGTCCGTCGTGTTCATCTCCTCCGAGCTCGAGGAGGTCGTGCGCTTGAGCGAGCGGATCGTCGTGCTGAAGGACCACCGTAAGATCGGCGAGATCGTCAACGGACCCGAGGTCACCGCAGACACCATCGTCGACCTGATCGCCACCGAAGGGAGCGCCACGTGAGCGCCACCAGTCAGGGGCCGGCCCGTTCCGGTTCCTCCGCACGCGGCGGCCAGGGCTCGGCCCACGGCGTCGTCAGCACCATCGTCCACCAGCCCTACATCTGGGCGATCGTGACCCTGCTGCTCCTGCTCGTCATCAACCTCATCAAGGACCCCGGCTACCTCGGCATCTCCGTCAACGGCACGACCGGCAACCTGTCGGGCAACCCGATCGACATCCTGCGAGCGAGCGCCCCGATCATGATGATCGCGGTCGGGATGACGCTCGTCATCGCCACCCGCGGCATCGACCTCTCGGTCGGTTCCGTCATGGCCGTCTCCGGCGCCGTGTCGATGGAGTTCATGAGCAACCAGAGCGGCGGCGACGCGGGTTCGGCCATCGTCGCCGCGCTGCTCGCGCTCGCCGTGAGCGCCTTCCTCGGCACGGTCAACGGGGTGCTCGTCTCGATCGTCGGCCTGCAACCGTTTATCACGACGCTCATCACGATGCTCGCCGGTCGAGGCCTCGCGAAGGTCATCACCTCGGGGCAGAACACCTCCGCCACGAACGAGCCCTTCCGCTGGCTCGCGAACGGCACCGTGTTCGGATTCCCCGTCGTCTTCATCATCGCCGGTGTCATCGTCGCGATCGTCGCGTTCCTCGTCCGGCGCACCGCGCTCGGCCTGATGATCGAGTCCATCGGCATCAACCCGCGCGCCGCCCGGATGGCGGGTATCCGCCCCATCGGCATCCTCATCGCCGTCTACATCGTGAGCGCCGTCCTCGCGGGCGTCGCCGGGATCTTCAGCACCGCCAGCGTCATGACGGTCGAGGTGGCGAAGACCGGGTTGAACGCGGAGATGGACGCCATCCTCGCGGTCGTCATCGGCGGCACCTCGCTCGCCGGCGGCAAGTTCTCCCTCACCGGCAGCGTGATCGGCGCGCTCCTCATCGCGACCCTCGACAAGACGATCGTGTTCCTCTCCATCCCCTCCTCGGCGACGCCGGCGTTCAAGGCCGTCGTGATCGTGATCATCTGCCTCCTCCAGTCACAGCGCGTGAGAGCCCTGTTCGCCCGGCGGAAGTCCCGGACGACGCCTACGGCGTCGGTCCCCACGCGAAAGGAAACGGTGTCAGCATGAACACCCTCACCGACCGACCGACGCCCGACGCTCCGGTGCTCCCACGGCGCTCGCTGCTGTCCCGGCTGACGCCCAACCTCGAGACCTTGCCCACCCTGGCGGCCGTCGTCATCTTCATCGGCATGGTCGTGTACGGCGAGATCGCCTACGGACGCATCGTCCAGGCCAGCACGATCTCGAACCTGCTCATCAACAACGCCTACCTGATCATCCTCGCCGTCGGCCTCACCTTCGTGATCCTCACGGGCGGCGTGGACCTCTCCGTCGGTGCGATCATCGCCATCAGCAGCCTGATCGGGGTGATGCTCGCGAACTCGGGCTGGAACCCGATCGCGGTGATGGTGATCATGATCCTGATCGGCTCCGCGTTCGGCGTGTTCTCGGGCGTGCTCGTGCAGTACTTCAACGTGCAACCGTTCATCGCCACGCTCGCGATGATGTTCCTCGGGCGCGGTCTCGCCTCGATGCTCAGCACCACCCCCGAGCGTCTCGCCGACGACTCGCCGATCCGTTCGCTCTCCACCGAGTGGAAGGTGATCGACGGCCCGAAGATCAATGACCTCATCACCACGCCGAACGTCCTGATCGCTCTGCTCGTCGTCGCCGCGGCGTTCGTGGTGCTCCACAAGACCCGCCTCGGCCGGACCGTCTACGCGATCGGCGGCTCGGAGCAGTCGGCGCTGCTCATGGGGCTGCCCGTGGTCCGCACGAAGCTCATGGTCTACGTGATCAGCGGCACGCTGGCCGGTCTCGCGGCCGTCGTCTACACCTCGAAGCTCGGCATCGCCCAGAACATCACGGGCGTCGGCTGGGAGCTCGACGCCATCGCAGCGGTCATCATCGGCGGCACGCTGCTGACCGGAGGCGCAGGCTTCGTCCTCGGCTCAGTCGTCGGCGCGCTCGTCCTCGGCCTCATGAACGTGCTCATCACCCGCGACGGCAGCATCCCGCCGGAGGCGACCACCATCATCACCGGCGGCATCCTGCTCGTCTTCGTCCTCCTCCAGCGACTCGTGGTCTCGCGCAAACGCAAGACCTGACGCCCGCACACCCCCACCGCACCACCCGTTCCATCCCGCTCGACAACGACGCCGAACCAGGAGAACCACCCCCATGAGACAACTGCGCCTCAAAACGGTCGTCGCGACCTCCGTCGCGGCCCTGATCCTGCCGCTCGTCGGTGCCTCCGGCGCCGCCGCAGCGGTGTCGCCGGGGACCGCCCCGACAGCGACCTCCCAGTCCAGCTTCCGAACCGCCCCCACGGCGCAGGAGGACCTGGACGCCGCCGCGGCGGCGCTCTCGATCGCGAACGTCGACGACGTGCGCGGGAATCTGACCCTGCCCGGAGCACCCGAGGGGATCGACATCGCCTGGGCGTCGTCGGACACCACCGTGATCACCACCGACGGTGTCGTGACGCGGCCCGCCACGGACACCACCGTCACCCTGACCGCCACGCTGAGCCAGGGCGAGGCGACCGCGACGCGCGAGTTCACGGCGACCGTCCGCGCCGCGATCGCGACCCCCGACTACGAGGGCTACGCCTTCGCCTACTTCACCGGCAACTCGCTCGCCGGCGAGAACATCTACTTCGCCGCCAGTGAAGGCAACAACGCGCTCGACTGGAACGAACTCAACGCCGGACGCCCGGTCCTCACCTCGGACGAGGGTACGAAGGGGCTGCGCGACCCGTTCCTCATCCGCTCTCCCGAGGGCGACACCTTCTACCTCATCGCCACCGACCTCTCGATCGGCAGCGGCACGTCCTGGGGAGACTCCGTCCGCACGGGCAGCCACTACCTCGAGGTGTGGGAGTCCCACGACCTCGTGACCTGGTCCGACCAGCGGCACATCGAGGTCGCACCGGAGAACGCGGGCAACACCTGGGCACCCGAGGCGTACTACGACGACACCATCGGCGCGTACGTGGTCTTCTGGGCTTCGTCGCTCTACGGCGCCGACGACCCGGACCACACCGGGAACAGCTACCACCGCATGATGTACGCGACCACCCGCGACTTCACGACGTTCAGCGAGCCGCAGGTCTGGCAGGACCAGGGTGTCTCGCGGATCGACTCGACGGTGATCAAGTCGAGCGACACCTACTACCGCTTCACCAAGGACGAGGGCGCCGGTGGCACCGGGTGCGCCGACATCATCCAGGAGTCCTCCACGGACCTGCGGGCCACGCTCGAGTCCTGGACGGTGCTCGACACCTGCATCGGTCGCGACGCAGGCACCAGCGCGGTCGAGGGGCCGACGGCGTTCGCCGCCAACCCGGGCGACGTCAACGGTGACAAGTTCTACCTCTTCGTCGACGAGTACGGCGGGCGCGGCTACATCCCGCTCGAGACCGAGGACATCGCGAACCCGGACTGGCAGGTCGCGAAGGACTACGACCTTCCTGCGAGCCCGCGCCACGGCACGGTGCTCCCGGTCACGGCTGCAGAGCTGCAATTGCTCGAGGACAGCCTCGGCGGAGCACCCGAGCCGGTGCCCGCGAACGAGGACGGCGAGATCGTCCGCTACGACTTCGCCGGTTCCGCAGGCTCGACACTCAGCGACGTGTCCGGCAACGGCCTCGACGCGACGGTCGAAGGCGGTGCGACCTTCTCCGACGGTGCGCTGCAGCTCGACGGTGGCGACGATTACGTCAAGCTGCCGGACGACCTGCTCGCCGGGGTGACCGACGTCACGGTGGAGGCGGAGGTCTGGATCGACCCGACGCAGGCCAACCCGTACTTCATCTACGGGCTCGGCAACACCACCGGTGGCGCCGGCGACGGCTACCTGTTCAGCACCGGCAACGGGTACCGGACGAGTCTCGCGACCGGCAACTGGAGCACGGAGCAGACGGTGTCGCAGGGCAAGGACCTGACGCGCGGTCGCTGGGCGAAGCTGACGTACACGTTGCAGGGCACCACGGCCACGATCTACCTCGACGGCATCGCCGTCGGCACCGGGACCGTGACGGCGGATCCGGGCGACATCGGCGGCGGGTGGACGAGCGCCAATTACCTGGGCCGTTCGAACTACGACGCCGACAACCGGCTGAAGGGCGCGTTCCGCGAGTTCGCGATCTACAACCGCGCCCTCTCGGCGGACGAGGTGCTCGCCGGCTCCGGGAACACCGCGGCACTGACCGACATCGGCCTCGAGGAGGACGTGTTGAAGACCGCCCCGATCGTCGACAACGACCGCCACGAGGTCGTCTTCCCGGTTCAGCCCGGAACGGACCGCACCGCCTTGAGCCCGACCTTCACGACCGCGGCCGGTGTCACGGCGAGCCCCGCCTCGGGGACCGCCCTCGACCTCAGCAGCCCCGTGACCGTGACGTTGACGCCGACCTCGGGTGAGGCCGTGACGTGGACGATGCGGGCGGTCGAGATGAAGAGCCCGGTCATCCCCGGTCTCTACGCCGACCCGAACGTCTTCGTCTGGGGCGACACCTATTACATCTACGCGACCACCGACGGCTTCGCCGGTTGGGGTGGCAAGGAGTTCTACGTCTGGTCGTCGAAGGACCTCGTCGACTGGGAGCGTTCGGCGGAGCCGATCCTCACGCTCGACGGCGCGAACGGGAACGTGCCGTGGGCGACCGGCAACGCCTGGGCGCCGACGATCGGCGAGAAGGACGGCACGTTCTTCTTCTACTTCAGTGGCCACAACCCCTTGGTCGACCGGAAGACCATCGGCGTCGCCGTCGCGGACAGTCCGGCCGGTCCGTTCACGGCTCAGCCGAACGCGATGATCCTCAACGACGAAGCGGTGACCTCGGGACAGGCGATCGACCCGGCCACGTTCACCGACCCGCAGACGGGGAAGAGCTACCTGTTCTGGGGCAACGGTTCGCCGGTGTACGCGGAGCTGTCGGACGACATGCTGTCGATCAAGGCCGACACGCTCAAGCGCATCGACGGCCTGACCGACTTCCGCGAGGGTGCCTTCGTCAACTATCGGGACGGGATCTACCACCTGACGTACTCGATCGACGACACCGGTTCGGAGAACTATCGGGTCGGGTACGCGACGGCGACGAGTGTGGACGGCCCGTGGACGTACCGCGGTGTGATCCTGCAGAAGAAACCCGAACTCGGCATCCTCGCCACCGGTCACAGCTCGATCCTCAACGTGCCGGGCACCGACGACTGGTACATCGTCTACCACCGGTTCGCCATCCCGGGTGGTGACGGCCAGCACCGCGAGACGACGATCGACCGACTGACGTTCGACCCGGAGACGGGCCTCATGAACCCGGTCGTCCCGACCCTCGAGAGCGTCGGCCCGCAGCGGATCGCGGTTCCCGGTGCCGAGGGCACGCTGACGATCGACCGGCCGTCGGTGCGGGTGGGTGAGTCGTTCTCGGTGTCCGGGTCCGGCTTCGCCGCGGGGGAGCAGGTGCGGTTCACCCTGTTCTCCACCCCGACCGACCTCGGGACCGTCGTCGCAGACGCTTCGGGTGCGTTCGTGGCGACACTCACGGTGCCCGCTTCCGTGGTGCCGGGAGCGCACACCCTCCAGGCGCTCGGCGCGGACTCGGGCATCACGGCCGAGGCGGCGCTGACCGTCCTGGCAGCGGATGCCGCGGCTCCGGGCGCTGCGGGGTCCGGTCCTGGTGCGCTCTCGACCACCGGTGTCTCGGTCGTCGGATTCGTCGGCCTGGCCGGGCTGCTCCTGGCAGCCGGTGCGTGGCTGGTCGTCCGTCGCCGACGCGTCGCGTCGTAGCCGGCGCCCGCCTGCACCGATCCCGTCCGGGGTGACCATCGTCACCTCGGGCGGGATCGCCGTCTGTCCGGTCGCGACGAACCGGGATGATCATGCCGGCAGGACGATCACCTTGCCGGCGATCCGGCCGGCAGCGGCTTCGGCGTGGAGCGCGGGCAGTTCGGCGAGCGGGATCCGTCGCGTCACCTCGACCGTCAGCGATCCGTCGTCGACGAGCGACACGAGGGTCGACAGGCGGTCGCGGTTCGGCAGGACGAAGACCGTCGCCGCGCGGACCTGCCGTGCCTCGTCTCCGGGCGTCGGCATCCACGCGGTGGTGCTCACCACCGCACCGCCGTCGTGGACGAGCCCGACGAGCGCCTCGAACTGCTCGGGGTCGATCGGCGCGAGGTTGAGGAGGACGTCGACGGGTGCCGACACCGCACCGAGGAGGTCGGACGCCGTGTGGTCCACGACCTCGTCCGCTCCGGCGGCCCGCACCGCCGCCTCACTCCGCGGGCTGGCCGTCGCGATGACGTGCACCCCGGCGCGCTTGGCGAGTCGGATCGCGTATTTGCCGACGACCCCGCCGGCGCCGACGATCAGGACGCGCTGACCCGACTCGAGGCCGCCGTCGTCGAACAGCGCCTGCCAGGCGGTCAGGGCGACCGAGGGGAGGGCGGCGGCGTCCGCGAGCGGGATGGTCGTCGGTGCTGCGACGACCGCCTCCGCCGGTGCGACGACGTACTCGGCCGCACCGCCGTCGAGCTCCATCGGGAGGAAGCCGATGACCGCGTCGCCGACGGAGAGTCCCTCGACACCCTCACCGAGCGCGTCGATCGTGCCCGACACGTCGTACCCGGGGACGTGGGGGAGCTGGACCGGGATCGGCAGGAACCCGGCTCGCATGCCGTTGTCGGCCGCGTTGAACGCCGACGCTGCGACGCGGACGCGTACCTGTCCGACGGCAGGAGTCGGCTGCTCGATGTCGCCGTAGTGGAGGACCTCGGGCCCTCCGACCTCGTGGAATTGGACTGCCTGCATGATGCTCTCCTTCGTCAAGTGCTTCGATTTTGAAGCAACTGGCACGACGATAACACTGCTTCGAACTCGAAGCAACACCTAGAATGGACGCATGACCGAAACGCCTGCATCCCTCACTCCGACCGAGCTCGGCGCCTACTTCGCGTTCACCGAGGTGAGCAGCCTCCTGCGTCCGGCGGTCGAGCAGCAGCTCCGCGAGGCGGGGGAGTTGAGCTACGTCCAGTTCCAGTTGCTGGCGCGCCTCGGTGATGCGCCGGACGGTCACCTGCGCATGACGGATCTCGCGGATGGCGTGGTCTACAGCCGTAGCGGGCTCACCTACCAGGCGCAGTTGCTCGAACAGCGGGGACTCATCACCCGCTCGCCGTCACCGGACGACGAACGCAGCACGGTCGTCGCGATCACGACGGCCGGCCGGGACGTGCTCGCCACGGTGTTCCCCGGCCACATCCAGGCCGTCAGGGACCTGCTGTTCGCGCCCCTCGGCGGCGACGACGTCAGCGAGCTCGCCCGCATCCTCGGGCGGGTCAGCGAGCACCTCCGGGCGGCTCCGCCACGCTCGGCGGGTCGCCGTCGGAAGGCGTGATCGCCAGGATCTGGGAAACTCGAAGCTGTTCCTCCTCGGAAGGATTCGGCAATGGCAGCTCCAGAGCGTGAAGTCGGGCCGACCGCGCGCAATCCGATGGTCGTCGCGGGTGGCCTGGCGCTCGTCGCGGCGGCCGCAGTGCTCGTGTTGCAGATCGCCCTTCGACCCCTCGTGACGGATCTTGCGATGCAGGTGTTCGGGACCCTTGATCTGGATGCCCCCGGAGCGGCTGCGCGCGACCGGGTCATGACCTTGGCCCTCGTGCTCTTCACTGCGTTGACGACAGGCAAGAACGCCCTCGCGGGCGCTCGTTCACGCGAGGGTGTCCGTTGGAGGACGTCGGTGTGGCTGCCGGTCGCGGGATACACGTTCGCCGGAGTGTTGACGTGGGTGTTCTCGGTCACCCGAGGCTTCAGTCTGTCTTGAGCGCAGGGCGTCAGGAGCCGGGGGTGTCCTCAGCGGCGGGCTTCGAGGAGTGACACGAACTCGTCCGCCATCGCGAGTTGCTGCTGCAGCTTGGTGCGACGCTCGGCCGCGTCGGTGATGAAGCCGTCGAGGATCGCGCGAGTGTCGTCGTCGGGTGCGGTGTCCATGGCGTCGATCACCCGGAGGAGCTCTGCCATCTCCTCGAGGGAGAAGCCGAGTGGTTTCATGCGCCGGATGAGGATGAGGCGGTCGTAGTCATCCTGCGTGTACAAGCGGAAGCCGCCCTCGGTGCGCGCTGAGGCCGAGACCAGGCCGACGTCGTCGTAGTGCCGCAGCGTGCGGAGCGAGAGTCCGGTGCGCTCGGCCAGTTCGCCGATGTGCATGGTGGTCGGTTCGCTCGTCACGGTCGCCTCACTTCACATCAACCCTTACAGGCGAACTGCCGCGCAGCCTGCCGACCCTGTTCATCCCGAACGTGCCGTTCACGCTGGAGACGTTCGCGATCATCGCGCCGTACGCGGCCGCGATGGCGTTGGTCGGGCTCCTCGAGTCGCTCATGACGGCCAAGCTCGTCGACGATGTCACCGACACCCCGTCGGGCAAGACCCGCGAGTCTCTGGGCCAGGGGATCGCGAACGTGCTCTCGGGGTTCTTCGGTGGCATGGGTGGCTGCGCGATGATCGGCCAGACCATGATCAACGTGAAGGCCTCGGGCGCGCGAACGCGGATCTCGACCTTCCTCGCCGGGGTGTTCCTGCTGGTCCTGGTCGTCGCGCTGGGCGACGTGGTCGCGGTGATCCCCATGGCCGCGCTCGTCGCGGTGATGATCATGGTGTCCGTCGCGACCTTCGACTGGCACAGTGTCAACCCGAGGACCCTGCGCGCCATGCCCCTCGGTGAGACGGTCGTCATGGTGGCCACGGTCGTCGTGGTGGTCCTGACGCACAACCTCGCGATCGGTGTCGTCATCGGTGTGATCGCCGCGATGGTCGTGTTCGCAAGGCGGGTCGCCCACCTCGCCACCGTCGAACGCACGGTCGACCTGTCCGCAGCGACGCCCACCGCCCGGTACACCGTGACCGGGGAGCTGTTCTTCGCCTCCAGCAACGACCTCACGACGCAGTTCGCCTACGCCGACGACCCGGAGCGGATCGTCATCGACCTCTCGCAGTCGCACGTCTGGGACGCGTCGACCGTCGCCGCCCTCGACGCGATCACCACGAAGTACGAGCGTCGCGGGAAGCGGGTCGTCATCGAGGGGATGAACGACGCGAGCACGCGGATCCACGCCCGGCTGGCAGGCAAGCTGACCGGCGGTCACTGACCGCCGGTCGCGCCGGCTCCTGCGTCCGGCTCAGTCGA from Plantibacter flavus includes these protein-coding regions:
- a CDS encoding ABC transporter substrate-binding protein — translated: MFKTTRVRALAGLALVGALAFSATACSSGSGSSDGDAGSDGELTTIGFVAVGPEGGWRTANEKNIQDSFSKENGFDLKYAPATNGDQNSQITAFTSFIDEGVDAILLSATEATGWESVLERAKEAEIPVVLLDRGIEPNDTELYTSRIAPDNVGISASAAEWANGQFPDGAKYVVLEGPPGLSVVNDRNKGWDDTIDPNFTKLESQSANWSTEEAKSVFETILKANNNDVQLVFAQNDEMGLGAALAVEEAGLKPGTDVKIITIDGTKAALEALAAGRLSFVAEYNPLFGETAIDIVKKALAGDTVESDIVVPSVTFDSPDAATAALPERAY
- a CDS encoding sugar ABC transporter ATP-binding protein, with amino-acid sequence MAITEPIVEMQHISIEFPGVKALQDVDFRLFPGEVHTLMGENGAGKSTLIKALTGVYKIDSGTILVAGGPRSFSGTADAQSAGISTVYQEVNLCDNLTVGENVMLGHEVRGPFGINWRRTHEAAHEALVGLGLGHIDPKQPLSSISLALQQLVAISRAMVTKSKVLILDEPTSSLDANEVEGLFQVMRRLRDQGVAILFVSHFLDQVYAISDRLTVLRNGEFVGEYRTADLNRTELISKMIGKDYGALAALGSNRGRTATADTPAFYSAKDLGRKGSIDPVDIEVHAGEVVGLAGLLGSGRTELGRLIYGADRPDSGTVTIDGATAEVHTPMAGLSKQIAFSTENRRDEGIIGDLTVRENLILAVQARRGWARPLSRREQNELCDKYLLELNVRPSDPERPIKNLSGGNQQKVLLGRWLATKPQLIVLDEPTRGIDVGAKAEIQEAIAALAEDGMSVVFISSELEEVVRLSERIVVLKDHRKIGEIVNGPEVTADTIVDLIATEGSAT
- a CDS encoding ABC transporter permease: MVHQPYIWAIVTLLLLLVINLIKDPGYLGISVNGTTGNLSGNPIDILRASAPIMMIAVGMTLVIATRGIDLSVGSVMAVSGAVSMEFMSNQSGGDAGSAIVAALLALAVSAFLGTVNGVLVSIVGLQPFITTLITMLAGRGLAKVITSGQNTSATNEPFRWLANGTVFGFPVVFIIAGVIVAIVAFLVRRTALGLMIESIGINPRAARMAGIRPIGILIAVYIVSAVLAGVAGIFSTASVMTVEVAKTGLNAEMDAILAVVIGGTSLAGGKFSLTGSVIGALLIATLDKTIVFLSIPSSATPAFKAVVIVIICLLQSQRVRALFARRKSRTTPTASVPTRKETVSA
- a CDS encoding ABC transporter permease, which encodes MNTLTDRPTPDAPVLPRRSLLSRLTPNLETLPTLAAVVIFIGMVVYGEIAYGRIVQASTISNLLINNAYLIILAVGLTFVILTGGVDLSVGAIIAISSLIGVMLANSGWNPIAVMVIMILIGSAFGVFSGVLVQYFNVQPFIATLAMMFLGRGLASMLSTTPERLADDSPIRSLSTEWKVIDGPKINDLITTPNVLIALLVVAAAFVVLHKTRLGRTVYAIGGSEQSALLMGLPVVRTKLMVYVISGTLAGLAAVVYTSKLGIAQNITGVGWELDAIAAVIIGGTLLTGGAGFVLGSVVGALVLGLMNVLITRDGSIPPEATTIITGGILLVFVLLQRLVVSRKRKT
- a CDS encoding family 43 glycosylhydrolase, which codes for MRQLRLKTVVATSVAALILPLVGASGAAAAVSPGTAPTATSQSSFRTAPTAQEDLDAAAAALSIANVDDVRGNLTLPGAPEGIDIAWASSDTTVITTDGVVTRPATDTTVTLTATLSQGEATATREFTATVRAAIATPDYEGYAFAYFTGNSLAGENIYFAASEGNNALDWNELNAGRPVLTSDEGTKGLRDPFLIRSPEGDTFYLIATDLSIGSGTSWGDSVRTGSHYLEVWESHDLVTWSDQRHIEVAPENAGNTWAPEAYYDDTIGAYVVFWASSLYGADDPDHTGNSYHRMMYATTRDFTTFSEPQVWQDQGVSRIDSTVIKSSDTYYRFTKDEGAGGTGCADIIQESSTDLRATLESWTVLDTCIGRDAGTSAVEGPTAFAANPGDVNGDKFYLFVDEYGGRGYIPLETEDIANPDWQVAKDYDLPASPRHGTVLPVTAAELQLLEDSLGGAPEPVPANEDGEIVRYDFAGSAGSTLSDVSGNGLDATVEGGATFSDGALQLDGGDDYVKLPDDLLAGVTDVTVEAEVWIDPTQANPYFIYGLGNTTGGAGDGYLFSTGNGYRTSLATGNWSTEQTVSQGKDLTRGRWAKLTYTLQGTTATIYLDGIAVGTGTVTADPGDIGGGWTSANYLGRSNYDADNRLKGAFREFAIYNRALSADEVLAGSGNTAALTDIGLEEDVLKTAPIVDNDRHEVVFPVQPGTDRTALSPTFTTAAGVTASPASGTALDLSSPVTVTLTPTSGEAVTWTMRAVEMKSPVIPGLYADPNVFVWGDTYYIYATTDGFAGWGGKEFYVWSSKDLVDWERSAEPILTLDGANGNVPWATGNAWAPTIGEKDGTFFFYFSGHNPLVDRKTIGVAVADSPAGPFTAQPNAMILNDEAVTSGQAIDPATFTDPQTGKSYLFWGNGSPVYAELSDDMLSIKADTLKRIDGLTDFREGAFVNYRDGIYHLTYSIDDTGSENYRVGYATATSVDGPWTYRGVILQKKPELGILATGHSSILNVPGTDDWYIVYHRFAIPGGDGQHRETTIDRLTFDPETGLMNPVVPTLESVGPQRIAVPGAEGTLTIDRPSVRVGESFSVSGSGFAAGEQVRFTLFSTPTDLGTVVADASGAFVATLTVPASVVPGAHTLQALGADSGITAEAALTVLAADAAAPGAAGSGPGALSTTGVSVVGFVGLAGLLLAAGAWLVVRRRRVAS
- a CDS encoding NADP-dependent oxidoreductase, whose protein sequence is MQAVQFHEVGGPEVLHYGDIEQPTPAVGQVRVRVAASAFNAADNGMRAGFLPIPVQLPHVPGYDVSGTIDALGEGVEGLSVGDAVIGFLPMELDGGAAEYVVAPAEAVVAAPTTIPLADAAALPSVALTAWQALFDDGGLESGQRVLIVGAGGVVGKYAIRLAKRAGVHVIATASPRSEAAVRAAGADEVVDHTASDLLGAVSAPVDVLLNLAPIDPEQFEALVGLVHDGGAVVSTTAWMPTPGDEARQVRAATVFVLPNRDRLSTLVSLVDDGSLTVEVTRRIPLAELPALHAEAAAGRIAGKVIVLPA
- a CDS encoding MarR family winged helix-turn-helix transcriptional regulator, which encodes MTETPASLTPTELGAYFAFTEVSSLLRPAVEQQLREAGELSYVQFQLLARLGDAPDGHLRMTDLADGVVYSRSGLTYQAQLLEQRGLITRSPSPDDERSTVVAITTAGRDVLATVFPGHIQAVRDLLFAPLGGDDVSELARILGRVSEHLRAAPPRSAGRRRKA
- a CDS encoding MerR family transcriptional regulator, yielding MHIGELAERTGLSLRTLRHYDDVGLVSASARTEGGFRLYTQDDYDRLILIRRMKPLGFSLEEMAELLRVIDAMDTAPDDDTRAILDGFITDAAERRTKLQQQLAMADEFVSLLEARR
- a CDS encoding SulP family inorganic anion transporter — translated: MRPRPGRRRRSAAACGARVRCARPVRRCAWWSVRSSRSPHFTSTLTGELPRSLPTLFIPNVPFTLETFAIIAPYAAAMALVGLLESLMTAKLVDDVTDTPSGKTRESLGQGIANVLSGFFGGMGGCAMIGQTMINVKASGARTRISTFLAGVFLLVLVVALGDVVAVIPMAALVAVMIMVSVATFDWHSVNPRTLRAMPLGETVVMVATVVVVVLTHNLAIGVVIGVIAAMVVFARRVAHLATVERTVDLSAATPTARYTVTGELFFASSNDLTTQFAYADDPERIVIDLSQSHVWDASTVAALDAITTKYERRGKRVVIEGMNDASTRIHARLAGKLTGGH